A single Corynebacterium stationis DNA region contains:
- a CDS encoding VOC family protein, whose amino-acid sequence MSVKSYTYISFPGTAKEAFEYYHSIFGGELEIVTYGQFPEEMASEFPFELNLDAVANATLVSDVISLAGGDAMDESAPGLDGTPYSLLLIAEDEAEGRHYWDAFLDTGGEVVLPLELAPWGELYGHVRDRFGISWAVNVSAN is encoded by the coding sequence ATGTCCGTGAAATCTTATACCTACATCAGCTTCCCCGGCACTGCGAAGGAAGCATTTGAGTACTATCACTCCATTTTCGGTGGTGAGCTCGAGATCGTGACCTATGGCCAATTCCCAGAGGAAATGGCCTCGGAATTTCCCTTTGAACTAAACCTGGATGCGGTTGCCAATGCCACCTTGGTCTCCGATGTCATCTCTCTCGCGGGTGGTGATGCCATGGATGAATCAGCTCCGGGGCTGGATGGCACGCCTTATTCACTTTTGCTCATTGCTGAGGATGAAGCAGAAGGCCGACACTATTGGGATGCGTTCCTAGATACTGGCGGCGAAGTTGTTTTGCCGCTGGAGTTAGCGCCATGGGGCGAACTCTATGGCCACGTCCGTGACCGCTTTGGCATCAGCTGGGCTGTAAACGTCTCCGCGAATTAA
- the pepN gene encoding aminopeptidase N — protein MSQANLTHKEAQFRTDALSLDSYHLHLDLSQARDHERTTYPVNTRIVFSTTAPEIFLDYLGAEISDLTVNGKPVDVDFHDGRIYLHDLPTGEEVTVEINSISSYSRSGQGLHRMLDTADGNTYLYSHLEPSDARRIFPCFEQPDLKAKFHVKLSAPAEWEILANQPEASRDTSGKVATVQFAPTPLLSTYLTSFAAGPYASKSQTWTAPDGSLTVDLRSLARASMADYLDDEILELTARGMDFFHENFAYPYPWGKYDSIFVPEYNLGAMENPGLVTFTESYLFRSAPTRAQHAARTNTILHEMSHMWFGDLVTPQWWDDLWLKESFAEYMGADASVHATQYKEAWTNFAGSRKNWAYLQDQLPTTHPIKAVIPDVDAARQNFDGITYAKGAAALKQLVHYVGREEFYAGARDYFQAHAFGAATFDDLLNALRNHTDRDLEAWSNAWLKTSGPDTLTPEIRIQGDSIESLEIHATADEEVRPHRLSIALFDAHLHRTDTFDVDIAAGSSTTAISEARGKPAPSLVLLNDGDHTYAKVRFDDNSLETVRTNLSQLTGGAEEELSRAVIWTALWNMTRDGKWPAKEFIATVLEHAPKEDSADLMGTNFANARYAVTHFLPEEQRDDARAEIAQTSWNLLTSADPGSDAQLTLARSTIATLTATPEESGTERLQEILNGAVTGLQLSPDLRWSIIRGLAARDALPLELLDQQRADDNTLTGEAEYLGAKHSFPTEENKRYIFDQLLIPQAYSNAEVLKLLGAFNAPRSASLNEVFAPEFFEVLSTIWEKHPIEIANHIVRGLYPQLEMALAATDEFLSADAVPGALRRVLLECQDTVRRNLHVQKVQKGQ, from the coding sequence ATGTCTCAAGCTAATCTCACTCATAAAGAAGCCCAGTTTCGAACCGATGCGCTCTCTTTAGATTCTTACCACCTGCATTTAGATCTGTCGCAAGCACGCGATCACGAGCGCACCACCTATCCGGTGAACACTCGAATCGTGTTCTCAACGACTGCACCGGAGATCTTCTTAGATTATCTAGGTGCGGAAATCTCTGATCTGACTGTCAACGGCAAGCCCGTTGATGTCGACTTCCACGATGGCAGAATTTACCTCCACGATCTGCCAACCGGGGAAGAAGTAACCGTTGAAATTAACAGTATCTCCAGCTATTCACGCAGCGGGCAAGGCTTACACCGCATGCTCGACACCGCGGACGGCAATACCTATCTCTATTCACACTTAGAACCTTCCGATGCCCGCCGGATCTTTCCATGTTTTGAACAGCCTGATTTAAAAGCGAAGTTTCACGTGAAACTTTCAGCACCCGCCGAATGGGAGATCCTGGCCAATCAGCCGGAGGCGTCCCGCGATACCAGTGGGAAAGTAGCAACCGTACAGTTCGCGCCAACTCCGTTGCTGTCTACTTATCTCACATCTTTTGCTGCGGGGCCTTATGCATCCAAGTCACAAACCTGGACCGCACCAGATGGTTCTCTAACGGTGGACTTACGAAGCTTAGCGCGGGCATCCATGGCCGACTACTTGGATGATGAGATCTTGGAACTGACCGCTAGGGGCATGGATTTCTTCCATGAGAACTTTGCCTATCCCTACCCTTGGGGCAAGTATGACTCTATCTTCGTGCCTGAATACAACCTAGGCGCGATGGAGAATCCAGGGCTTGTCACTTTTACTGAGTCTTATCTCTTTAGATCAGCGCCAACGCGCGCACAGCATGCTGCCCGCACCAACACGATCTTGCACGAAATGTCGCACATGTGGTTTGGCGATCTGGTTACTCCACAGTGGTGGGATGACCTGTGGTTGAAAGAATCTTTTGCTGAATACATGGGAGCAGACGCCTCCGTGCATGCCACTCAATATAAAGAGGCGTGGACGAATTTTGCTGGTAGTCGCAAGAATTGGGCATACCTCCAGGATCAGCTGCCCACCACGCACCCAATTAAGGCGGTGATCCCAGATGTGGATGCGGCACGCCAAAATTTTGACGGCATCACCTATGCCAAGGGTGCGGCAGCGCTGAAGCAGCTCGTGCACTATGTCGGCCGCGAAGAGTTTTATGCCGGCGCTCGGGACTATTTCCAGGCGCACGCTTTTGGCGCCGCAACCTTCGACGATCTATTAAACGCGCTGCGTAACCATACCGACCGCGATCTTGAAGCCTGGTCTAATGCATGGTTGAAGACCTCTGGGCCAGATACCCTTACTCCGGAAATTCGCATCCAAGGTGACAGCATTGAATCTTTAGAAATCCATGCGACAGCTGACGAGGAAGTTCGTCCACACCGTTTGAGCATTGCGCTTTTCGATGCCCACCTTCACCGCACTGACACCTTCGACGTCGATATCGCCGCTGGTAGCAGCACTACCGCGATCTCAGAGGCTAGAGGCAAGCCAGCCCCTAGCCTGGTTTTGCTCAATGATGGGGACCATACTTATGCGAAGGTGCGCTTTGATGACAACTCCTTAGAAACGGTGCGCACAAACCTTTCGCAGTTAACGGGAGGAGCCGAAGAAGAACTTTCACGCGCGGTTATCTGGACGGCTCTGTGGAATATGACCCGCGATGGGAAGTGGCCAGCTAAAGAATTTATCGCCACGGTCTTAGAGCATGCCCCGAAAGAAGACAGTGCCGATCTCATGGGCACCAACTTCGCCAATGCGCGCTATGCCGTTACGCATTTCCTGCCAGAAGAACAACGCGATGATGCACGTGCGGAGATCGCCCAGACTTCTTGGAACTTGCTGACCAGCGCCGATCCCGGATCCGATGCGCAATTGACGCTTGCCCGTTCTACCATCGCAACGCTTACCGCAACCCCTGAAGAATCGGGCACTGAGCGCCTGCAAGAGATCCTCAATGGCGCGGTTACGGGCCTTCAATTAAGCCCGGATCTGCGCTGGTCCATCATTCGCGGCCTCGCAGCACGCGATGCACTACCGCTAGAGCTCCTCGATCAGCAGCGTGCAGACGACAACACGCTTACAGGAGAAGCCGAATACCTAGGCGCGAAGCATTCATTCCCTACCGAGGAGAATAAGCGCTATATCTTCGATCAGCTGCTTATTCCGCAGGCGTATTCCAATGCGGAAGTACTGAAATTGCTTGGGGCATTTAACGCTCCACGCTCGGCATCGTTAAACGAAGTCTTTGCGCCAGAGTTCTTTGAAGTCCTATCTACTATCTGGGAAAAGCACCCCATCGAGATTGCCAACCACATTGTGCGCGGTTTGTACCCACAGCTAGAAATGGCTTTAGCGGCGACGGATGAGTTCTTAAGTGCTGACGCTGTCCCCGGTGCTTTACGTCGTGTACTGCTGGAATGCCAGGACACCGTGCGCCGCAACCTTCATGTGCAGAAAGTACAGAAGGGCCAGTAG
- a CDS encoding ABC transporter transmembrane domain-containing protein — MEKVPHSGTSLLQRTVKRQWKRAVAGAIFLGLWQISEALVPIAIGLIIDHAVLSRDLMLMGIALVCFALLFVVLSGSYRIGSRALNRAVNHESHSLRVEVAEHALTKLATKDLVPGEVMSRSTADADSITRIFGQIGTGVSALTGFAVSAIFLLFSDWLVGLIVMIIAPVISLIVASTSKGISQRSAKQQATLAAAGAQVGDTMLGLRVIKAIGGEKWASSAYHRASQESARAAINTAAATGKVAGIGELAVALNLAAVLLMSAWRVTSGHLEPGQLVAIVGIAVYLSEPIRLLSNSMSDAAVAHGAAGRVSEFLGTTPPSNGQTYNVEIADSAFTVADPAAITLPENHEQILIAPHSADIVEGTLRSNITMTHEPNTVIDPAVLEASGVAEIVETLPEGLDAPVRDSGSNLSGGQRQRLALARALYADPEVLVLSDPTSAVDSVTEVSIAQGIYNYRAGKSTLVLSTSPAFRHLADEVK; from the coding sequence ATGGAAAAGGTGCCGCACAGCGGAACATCGCTATTGCAGCGCACGGTAAAAAGACAATGGAAGCGCGCTGTTGCGGGAGCTATTTTCTTAGGTCTGTGGCAAATTAGTGAAGCTCTAGTTCCTATCGCCATTGGTCTGATCATCGATCACGCAGTGTTGTCGCGCGATCTCATGCTCATGGGGATCGCGTTGGTGTGCTTCGCGCTATTATTCGTGGTTCTCTCCGGTTCCTATCGCATTGGCTCCCGGGCGCTTAATCGTGCAGTCAACCATGAATCGCATTCTTTGCGGGTAGAAGTTGCAGAGCATGCGTTGACGAAGCTGGCTACTAAAGATCTTGTGCCTGGTGAAGTGATGTCGCGCTCTACTGCGGACGCTGACTCCATCACGCGCATCTTTGGCCAAATTGGAACGGGTGTTTCCGCGCTTACGGGCTTTGCCGTAAGTGCGATATTTTTGCTGTTTAGCGACTGGCTAGTCGGGCTTATCGTAATGATTATCGCGCCGGTGATTTCTTTGATCGTGGCCTCAACCAGCAAGGGGATTTCCCAACGCAGCGCGAAGCAACAAGCCACGCTTGCCGCCGCCGGGGCGCAAGTCGGTGACACGATGCTGGGCTTGCGCGTCATTAAAGCTATCGGCGGTGAGAAATGGGCAAGCTCCGCTTATCACCGGGCCTCCCAAGAATCCGCGCGCGCGGCTATTAACACTGCTGCTGCCACCGGAAAAGTCGCTGGCATTGGTGAGCTAGCCGTGGCTTTGAACCTAGCTGCGGTGTTATTGATGTCAGCGTGGCGAGTCACCTCCGGTCACTTGGAACCAGGTCAGCTCGTGGCCATCGTGGGTATTGCCGTGTACCTTTCAGAACCGATCCGGCTATTGAGCAACTCCATGAGTGATGCCGCCGTTGCGCATGGCGCAGCCGGACGAGTAAGCGAATTCTTGGGCACTACCCCACCTTCGAATGGTCAAACTTACAACGTAGAAATCGCTGATTCTGCGTTCACTGTCGCGGACCCAGCGGCTATCACCTTGCCTGAAAACCACGAGCAGATACTGATTGCACCGCACTCAGCCGACATCGTTGAGGGAACCTTGCGCTCTAATATCACCATGACGCATGAACCCAACACGGTCATTGACCCAGCGGTGCTGGAAGCATCGGGTGTGGCAGAGATTGTTGAAACACTCCCCGAGGGCCTGGATGCACCCGTGCGGGATTCGGGCAGCAATTTATCCGGCGGTCAGCGCCAAAGGCTGGCTTTAGCGCGCGCCTTGTATGCAGATCCGGAAGTACTAGTGCTTAGCGATCCCACCAGTGCCGTTGATTCAGTCACCGAAGTTAGTATCGCGCAGGGGATCTATAACTATCGCGCGGGCAAGTCCACGCTGGTGCTCAGCACCTCACCGGCTTTTCGGCACCTAGCAGACGAGGTGAAGTAA